The following are from one region of the Salvelinus alpinus chromosome 16, SLU_Salpinus.1, whole genome shotgun sequence genome:
- the LOC139541384 gene encoding zinc finger protein 644-like, producing MADIKPNAQEDKEGDVVEPVCNSSVATQEPLQRHTSSLKNNAARLSEQLSSDRLPNPLNGAQPSPFVPSSVPAFPHTAQAAHSLPSVALVNGPASHPASEESCGLNKDSTTPNTVLVEAQDAQLWQAGRDTSPQVLPPPSELQSEALKNPAGPGPVLKTLATTQPEANNTSPSDSGESEAELPYQARDATLSDHSPQPHQTPINQIWTAEGVKARARSIWDLNTTESSESSSDGSDGADSLHWDSQKELIRVLWNNRNVDSSLQENAAGVGVMPQLTSQRQRKRKIHLVGTSGSPEKVYNSSSNHTYKKWHIEEEEDDDEDFDIANINDEDFPCKKADVQSSVNSCQEHPSDSPVIIKKLIIRADCHEDNHSDSLFSRKPKQLKTEQSEQEPSFFPCTKCNVNFKEKRHLHRHMIYHLDGHNHQIGHHENVPRPFICRECGRSFRDRNSLLKHMIIHQERREKLMEEIQGLNKLRDEGRNAKLQCPQCVFGTNCPKTFVQHAKTHEKDKRYYCCEECNHMALTERELEAHLYAVHCDTLQYKYKNMIKDEESEFPTDNNEDNESRSVLFHCKVCPFSTQSQNDLKSHCDLIHQFCEDECESPPFNKASDHQDQYRLAGPSKKANLKLLQLKQKFCIKKPAFWKRADLPFWSGSVADFYTRNKADAQKYYKDLTASQFKYSLGSSTNKLSPSMWRSDKPSKLSPKPTEKIDVTTGLPYVEEDNQQYNHVISGISERTKYPSNVDVLVTSKTAKTGQMLNHSYDSDKSQGDSNDLTCRKSEPQAVTQKSPSKRKMSTPFRNTVEKVVDNDFPKLNPKLKETTTPEDTEDDDYEDTYDFSAYTSEATANFLDSSENERNPYARSYFIRRQRGYFVKEDPAPAADVGHFEKNATQADHHFEKTEVKEGEYDSDDIQKLIIKEECIESSVCDDSPESPTTTKTHNQSLSYEYDVSPPFGSERKSCPYCPAVFESGVGLSNHVRGHLHRVGLSYDARHVVSPEQVASQDRQPRIRRKIPSVARRIKKAEKPESQAEHTCPLCCGWFDTNTGLSNHVRGHLKRIGKTSTSTSKSPVCILNELLQDEQEHQNILQTLNRKQFLSRPIISQKFIGSDGLFLTPTGFPVKIQHGCQPGQDGNSTSWGPSATTPRQEEFKREELFSERKSIEIRGVREPSQGTLVELLRKRKLDKEQEQLRDNSRSYDADRNHFTVTKERFEERQNQQASNLEPHWAQERNESNKKMCIHCNTTFPSAVSLSNHLRAYARRKRVAMLEGTTYSCIQKKPRLRAGPKKKLFSALPPAVEEMYRLTCRFCDLVFQGPLSVQEDWIKHLQRHIMHTSVPHTGAGMVEVLGLHKEMSSFPPQQHPCLEHPMSKLHPTAHEPLEHHEHPCLEHPSHHDHPSPQQEPPLPNEHPETHEHPEPHDEHPLHYAYPSSNEHPSLEQHTATPPPELLPVAS from the exons TTAAATGGAGCACAGCCCAGTCCATTTGTACCCAGCAGTGTCCCTGCTTTTCCCCACACAGCCCAAGCAGCCCATTCACTACCTTCCGTAGCACTTGTTAATGGACCTGCTTCACACCCCGCCTCAGAGGAGAGCTGTGGCCTGAACAAAGACAGCACAACGCCCAACACTGTCCTGGTGGAGGCCCAGGACGCCCAACTATGGCAAGCAGGGAGGGACACAAGCCCTCAGGTGTTACCGCCACCCAGTGAGCTTCAATCAGAAGCCCTGAAGAACCCAGCAGGGCCAGGGCCTGTTCTGAAAACACTAGCCACCACGCAGCCAGAGGCCAACAACACGTcaccatctgactctggggagagTGAGGCTGAACTGCCCTACCAGGCCCGTGACGCCACCTTGTCAGACCACAGTCCACAGCCTCACCAAACGCCAATTAACCAAATATGGACGGCTGAGGGAGTCAAGGCTAGAGCTAGATCTATATGGGACTTAAACACCACAGAGTCCTCTGAGAGCTCGTCGGACGGTTCTGACGGGGCTGACTCACTACACTGGGATTCTCAGAAAGAGCTCATACGGGTGTTGTGGAACAATCGTAACGTTGACAGCAGCTTACAGGAAAACGCTGCGGGAGTGGGAGTGATGCCTCAGCTTACCAGCCAAAGACAGAGGAAGCGTAAAATACACCTGGTGGGTACGTCAGGCTCTCCTGAAAAAGTTTACAACAGCAGCTCGAATCACACCTACAAAAAGTGGCATattgaagaggaggaagatgatgaCGAGGATTTTGACATCGCCAACATAAATGATGAGGATTTCCCTTGTAAAAAGGCTGATGTACAATCTTCTGTGAATTCATGTCAAGAGCATCCCAGTGACAGTCCTGTAATCATCAAGAAACTGATTATAAGAGCAGATTGCCACGAAGACAATCACTCCGACTCCCTCTTTAGTAGAAAGCCCAAGCAGCTAAAGACAGAGCAATCCGAACAAGAACCATCGTTCTTCCCATGCACAAAGTGCAATGTTAATTTCAAGGAGAAAAGGCATTTGCATAGACATATGATCTATCATTTAGATGGGCATAATCATCAGATAGGCCACCATGAGAACGTTCCAAGGCCTTTTATATGCAGGGAGTGTGGGCGTTCGTTCCGCGATCGCAACTCCCTCCTCAAGCACATGATTATCCACCAGGAGAGACGGGAGAAACTTATGGAGGAGATCCAGGGACTCAACAAACTCCGAGACGAAGGCAGGAACGCCAAGCTGCAGTGCCCGCAGTGTGTGTTCGGGACCAACTGCCCCAAGACGTTTGTCCAGCACGCCAAGACACATGAGAAGGACAAACGTTATTACTGTTGCGAGGAGTGCAACCACATGGCCCTGACAGAACGGGAGCTTGAAGCACACCTGTACGCGGTACACTGTGACACACTGCAGTACAAATACAAGAACATGATCAAAGATGAGGAGTCAGAGTTTCCTACAGATAACAATGAAGATAATGAATCAAGATCTGTTCTGTTTCACTGTAAAGTGTGCCCTTTCAGCACCCAAAGTCAAAATGACCTGAAAAGCCATTGTGACCTAATACACCAGTTTTGTGAAGATGAATGTGAAAGTCCACCGTTTAACAAAGCATCTGACCATCAAGATCAATATAGGCTAGCTGGCCCGTCCAAAAAAGCAAATTTAAAACTACTACAGCTGAAGCAAAAGTTCTGTATTAAAAAGCCTGCTTTCTGGAAAAGAGCAGATTTGCCCTTTTGGTCTGGTAGTGTAGCTGACTTTTACACGAGAAACAAAGCAGACGCACAGAAGTATTACAAAGATCTTACAGCCTCCCAGTTCAAATACAGTCTTGGCAGCTCAACAAACAAGCTGTCACCATCTATGTGGAGGAGCGACAAGCCAAGCAAATTATCTCCCAAACCAACAGAGAAAATAGACGTGACAACAGGTCTCCCTTATGTTGAGGAAGACAATCAGCAATACAACCATGTCATTTCAGGAATCTCAGAAAGGACAAAATATCCCTCAAATGTAGATGTGTTGGTTACATCCAAGACGGCTAAAACAGGCCAGATGCTAAATCATAGCTATGACTCTGACAAGAGTCAGGGAGATAGCAACGACTTGACCTGCAGGAAGTCAGAGCCCCAAGCTGTTACCCAAAAGTCTCCATCCAAACGAAAAATGTCCACACCCTTCCGCAACACTGTGGAGAAGGTGGTTGATAATGATTTTCCAAAACTGAACCCAAAGTTAAAAGAGACTACCACTCCTGAAGACACAGAAGATGATGATTATGAGGACACATATGACTTTAGTGCCTACACCAGCGAGGCTACAGCCAATTTCCTGGATAGTAGTGAGAATGAGAGGAACCCCTACGCCCGTAGCTACTTCATACGCAGACAGAGGGGTTATTTTGTTAAAGAAGATCCTGCACCTGCTGCTGATGTCGGCCATTTTGAAAAGAACGCTACTCAGGCTGACCACCATTTTGAAAAGACTGAAGTCAAGGAGGGGGAGTATGACAGCGATGACATACAGAAGCTTATCATCAAAGAGGAGTGTATAGAAAGCTCAGTGTGTGACGATTCTCCGGAGTCACCCACCACCACCAAAACACACAACCAAAGTCTCTCCTATGAGTATGACGTCTCCCCTCCATTTGGGTCAGAAAGAAAGTCCTGCCCCTATTGTCCTGCTGTGTTTGAGTCTGGGGTGGGCTTGTCCAATCACGTGCGAGGGCACCTGCACAGGGTGGGGCTGAGTTATGATGCTCGTCACGTGGTGTCACCTGAGCAGGTAGCTTCACAGGACCGACAGCCACGCATACGCAGGAAGATCCCCTCTGTGGCACGGAGGATCAAAAAAG CTGAGAAGCCGGAGTCTCAGGCGGAGCACACCTGTCCCTTGTGCTGTGGCTGGTTCGATACCAACACGGGCCTCTCCAATCATGTGAGGGGCCATCTAAAGCGGATAGGGAAGACCAGCACCAGCACCAGTAAGAGTCCAGTGTGTATCCTTAACGAGCTGCTACAGGATGAGCAGGAACACCAGAACATCCTCCAGACCCTCAACAG GAAGCAGTTCCTCTCTCGACCAATCATCTCCCAGAAGTTCATCGGGAGTGATGGGCTCTTCCTGACACCCACAGGGTTCCCAGTGAAGATCCAACATGGCTGCCAGCCAGGCCAGGATGGCAATTCTACTTCATGGGGGCCCAGTGCAACTACACCCAGGCAGGAGGAATTTAAGAGAGAGGAGTTATTTTCTGAAAGGAAGAGTATAGAG ATACGAGGGGTCAGGGAACCTTCCCAGGGCACTTTAGTAGAGCTGCTGAGGAAGAGGAAGTTGGACAAGGAGCAGGAGCAGCTGAGGGATAACAGCAGATCGTATGATGCAGATAGGAATCACTTTACTGTGACCAAAGAGAGgtttgaggagagacagaaccaACAGGCCAGCAATCTGGAACCACACTGGGCCCAAG AGAGAAATGAATCTAATAAGAAGATGTGCATTCACTGTAACACAACCTTCCCCAGTGCTGTTAGCCTGTCCAATCATCTTCGCGCTTACGCACGCAGGAAGAGGGTTGCCATGTTGGAAGGAACAA CCTATTCCTGTATACAGAAGAAGCCTAGGTTGAGGGCTGGACCAAAGAAGAAACTATTCTCAGCTCTCCCACCTGCTGTTGAGGAGATGTACAGACTCACCTGCAG ATTCTGTGACCTGGTCTTCCAGGGTCCTCTGTCCGTCCAGGAGGATTGGATCAAGCACTTACAAAGACACATCATGCACACCAGTGTCCCTCATACAGGGGCTGGCATGGTAGAGGTCCTGGGACTACACAAAGAGATGTCCTCCTTTCCCCCCCAGCAGCACCCCTGTCTGGAGCACCCAATGTCCAAATTGCACCCCACAGCCCATGAGCCACTGGAGCACCATGAGCACCCCTGCTTGGAACACCCCTCTCATCATGATCACCCCTCTCCCCAGCAGGAGCCCCCCTTGCCCAATGAGCACCCCGAAACCCACGAGCACCCTGAGCCACATGATGAGCACCCCTTGCATTATGCATATCCCTCATCCAATGAGCACCCCAGCCTGGAGCAGCACACGGCCACGCCCCCTCCGGAGCTTCTTCCAGTGGCTTCCTGA